A genomic region of Oenanthe melanoleuca isolate GR-GAL-2019-014 chromosome 25, OMel1.0, whole genome shotgun sequence contains the following coding sequences:
- the LOC130263240 gene encoding beta-keratin-related protein-like, with product MSSGAMVSSGCSSPCEVSCPQPYADAWSQPCVTSCGDSRAVVYPPPVVITFPGPILSSCPQESIVGTSFPSGAMGSSGSGGAIGGSYGGGSGSMGGTGGSYGGGSMGGSYGGGSMGGIGGSYGGGSMGGSYGGSRSFGSGGSYGGSRSFGSRRTFGSSGGGFGGSCGGGSSFGGGSYGGGSYGGGSSSSRRFGGGNCGFFYF from the exons ATGTCTTCAGGAGCGATGGTGAGCAGCGGCTGCTCGTCCCCGTGCGAggtgtcctgtccccagccctaCGCGGACgcctggagccagccctgtgtcacctcctgcGGGGACTCGCGGGCCGTGGTCTACCCTCCTCCCGTGGTCATCACCTTCCCGGggcccatcctcagctcctgcccccaGGAGAGCATCGTGGGCACGTCCTTCCCGTCAGGGGCCATGGGATCTTCGGGATCCGGGGGCGCCATTGGGGGATCCTACGGAGGGGGCAGCGGCTCCatggggggaactgggggatCCTACGGAGGCGGTTCCATGGGGGGCTCCTATGGAGGGGGCTCCATGGGGGGAATTGGGGGCTCCtatggag GCGGTTCCATGGGTGGATCCTATGGAGGGAGCAGATCCTTTGGCTCCGGGGGCTCCTATGGAGGGAGCAGATCCTTCGGGAGCAGAAGAACCTTCGGCTCCTCGGGCGGGGGCTTTGGGGGCTCCTGCGGCGGGGGCAGCTCCTTTGGGGGCGGCTCCTATGGAGGGGGTTCCTACGGagggggcagctccagctccaggaggtTTGGAGGAGGAAACTGCggcttcttttatttctga
- the LOC130263241 gene encoding keratin, type I cytoskeletal 9-like, protein MVSSGCSSPCEVSCPQPYADAWSQPCVTSCGDSRAVVYPPPVVITFPGPILSSCPQESVVGTSFPSGAMGSSGSGGAIGGSYGGGSGSMGGTGGSYGGGSMGGSYGGGSMGGIGGSYGGGSMGGIGGSYGGSSSMGGIGGSYGGGSMGGSYGGIRSFGSGGSYGGSRSFGSRRTFGSSGGGFGGSCGGGSSFGGGSYGGGSYGGGSSSSRRFGGGNCGFFYF, encoded by the coding sequence ATGGTGAGCAGCGGCTGCTCGTCCCCGTGCGAggtgtcctgtccccagccctaCGCGGACgcctggagccagccctgtgtcacctcctgcGGGGACTCGCGGGCCGTGGTCTACCCTCCTCCCGTGGTCATCACCTTCCCGGggcccatcctcagctcctgcccccaGGAGAGCGTCGTGGGCACGTCCTTCCCGTCGGGGGCCATGGGATCTTCGGGATCCGGGGGCGCCATTGGGGGATCCTACGGAGGGGGCAGCGGCTCCatggggggaactgggggatCCTACGGAGGCGGTTCCATGGGGGGCTCCTATGGAGGGGGCTCCATGGGGGGAATTGGGGGCTCCTATGGAGGGGGCTCCATGGGGGGAATTGGGGGTTCCtatggaggcagcagctccatgggggGAATTGGGGGTTCCTACGGAGGTGGTTCCATGGGTGGATCCTACGGAGGGATCAGATCCTTTGGCTCCGGGGGCTCCTATGGAGGGAGCAGATCCTTCGGGAGCAGAAGAACCTTCGGCTCCTCGGGCGGGGGCTTCGGGGGCTCCTGCGGCGGGGGCAGCTCCTTTGGGGGCGGCTCCTATGGAGGGGGTTCCTACggaggaggcagctccagctccaggaggtTTGGAGGAGGAAACTGCggcttcttttatttctga